Proteins encoded by one window of Bacteroidota bacterium:
- the fabD gene encoding ACP S-malonyltransferase: protein MKKAYIFPGQGAQFPGMGKDLFENNTNANSLFEEANMLLDFRITDIMFNGTEEELKQTNVTQPAIFLHSVILASTIENFHPDMVAGHSLGEFSALVANKTLSFEDGLILVSKRAHAMQKACALQPSTMAAVLGLADDIVEKICGEIDGIVVPANYNCPGQLVISGEIEAVNKACEALKAAGAKRALILPVGGAFHSPLMEPARQELYEAIQATTFNTPICPVYQNVNASAVSDPEQIKNNLIAQLTAPVKWTQSVLKMVEDGATHFVEVGPGKVLQGLVKKISVGVEAGSL from the coding sequence ATGAAAAAAGCATATATTTTCCCTGGACAGGGTGCTCAATTTCCTGGAATGGGAAAAGATCTATTCGAAAATAATACAAATGCCAATTCCCTTTTTGAAGAGGCAAATATGTTATTGGATTTTCGTATCACCGATATCATGTTTAATGGAACCGAGGAAGAATTAAAACAAACAAACGTAACGCAACCTGCTATTTTTTTACATTCCGTTATTCTTGCATCCACCATTGAAAATTTCCATCCTGATATGGTTGCAGGACATTCTCTTGGTGAATTTTCTGCATTGGTTGCCAATAAAACATTATCTTTTGAAGACGGATTAATTTTAGTCTCCAAACGCGCACATGCCATGCAAAAAGCCTGTGCCTTGCAACCCTCAACAATGGCAGCAGTTTTAGGATTAGCTGATGATATTGTAGAAAAAATATGCGGTGAAATTGATGGCATTGTTGTTCCTGCAAATTATAATTGCCCCGGTCAATTAGTTATTTCCGGAGAAATTGAAGCAGTAAATAAAGCATGTGAAGCATTAAAAGCAGCCGGTGCAAAACGCGCATTAATTTTACCTGTTGGAGGTGCATTTCATTCACCTTTAATGGAACCGGCGCGTCAAGAATTATATGAGGCTATTCAAGCCACTACATTTAATACTCCTATTTGTCCGGTATATCAAAATGTAAATGCAAGTGCGGTATCAGATCCTGAACAAATTAAAAATAATTTAATTGCGCAATTAACTGCACCCGTAAAATGGACACAATCTGTTTTAAAAATGGTGGAGGATGGAGCTACACATTTTGTGGAAGTTGGACCTGGGAAAGTGTTGCAGGGATTGGTGAAAAAGATAAGTGTGGGAGTGGAAGCGGGAAGCCTCTAA
- the folE gene encoding GTP cyclohydrolase I FolE, translated as MAEKIQDKGNNSFYRKVEEFGSTSIESLSNNYLEIIKTLGEDPDREGLQKTPERIAKAMQYMTQGYNQDAEAIVRGAMFNEECSEMVIVKDIEIYSMCEHHMLPFYGRAHVAYIPNGKIVGLSKIARVVDVFARRLQVQERLTQQVLHCLDNTLKPHGVAVVIEASHLCMMMRGVQKQNSVTTTSAFTGQFQEMQTRNEFINLIAARLSK; from the coding sequence ATGGCAGAAAAAATTCAAGATAAGGGCAACAACAGCTTTTACAGAAAAGTGGAAGAATTCGGAAGTACTTCCATTGAATCTTTGAGTAATAATTATTTGGAAATTATTAAAACTCTGGGAGAAGATCCTGATCGCGAAGGATTGCAAAAAACTCCGGAGCGCATCGCGAAGGCCATGCAATATATGACACAGGGTTACAATCAGGATGCAGAGGCAATTGTTCGCGGAGCCATGTTCAATGAAGAATGCAGTGAGATGGTTATTGTAAAAGATATTGAGATCTATTCGATGTGCGAACATCATATGTTACCCTTTTATGGTCGCGCACATGTTGCCTATATTCCGAATGGAAAAATTGTAGGTCTGAGCAAAATAGCGCGGGTGGTTGATGTTTTTGCAAGGCGTTTGCAGGTTCAGGAACGACTTACTCAACAGGTTTTGCATTGTTTAGATAATACTTTGAAACCTCATGGGGTTGCAGTGGTTATTGAAGCAAGTCATTTATGTATGATGATGCGCGGAGTGCAAAAACAGAATTCAGTTACCACTACATCTGCGTTTACCGGTCAATTTCAAGAAATGCAGACGCGAAATGAATTCATAAACCTTATCGCTGCCAGGTTAAGTAAATAA
- a CDS encoding 6-carboxytetrahydropterin synthase encodes MVYLTRRETFNAAHRLFNTKWSEEKNFEVFGKCANKNWHGHNYQLFVTVKGEADPDTGFIIDAKKLGDLIKKEIVERFDHKNLNTDTPYFQNIQPSTENFCKVIWNLIEPKINQGVLHSIKLQETENIYAEYFGD; translated from the coding sequence ATGGTTTACTTAACGCGCAGAGAAACTTTCAATGCTGCACATCGCCTTTTTAATACGAAATGGAGCGAGGAAAAAAATTTTGAGGTGTTTGGAAAATGTGCCAATAAAAACTGGCACGGACATAATTATCAGCTTTTTGTTACGGTAAAAGGGGAAGCTGATCCGGATACCGGATTTATCATTGACGCAAAAAAATTAGGTGATCTGATAAAAAAGGAGATCGTTGAGCGATTTGACCATAAAAATTTAAATACGGATACTCCCTACTTTCAGAACATTCAACCCTCCACAGAAAATTTTTGCAAAGTAATTTGGAACCTTATTGAACCAAAGATCAACCAAGGGGTTTTACATAGCATTAAATTGCAGGAAACAGAAAATATCTACGCAGAGTATTTCGGCGACTAA
- a CDS encoding class I SAM-dependent methyltransferase, producing MINKLLEKNLIPDSLIRMRIRSLLAERLKQETKATQELQQEHLMQIIEELKNSPIAIETKAANEQHYEVPTQFFKYVMGKNMKYSSCFYNAQTKNLDEAENNALELTCQHAELQNGMKILELGCGWGSLTMYMAKKYPQAQITGVSNSASQKIYIDDCCQERGLTNVTILTADMNVFETENKFDRVVSVEMFEHMRNYQKLLQKIDRFLLPGGKLFVHIFTHKEFTYYFEVVDENDWMSKYFFTGGIMPSDDLLLYFNDHFKINKHWHWDGTHYEKTSNAWLANMDAHKKEILPILQSVYGEKQTTKWWVYWRIFFMACAELWGYKSGKEWFVSHYLFERTAG from the coding sequence ATGATAAACAAACTTCTCGAAAAAAACCTAATCCCCGACTCATTGATCCGAATGCGTATCAGAAGTTTGTTGGCAGAACGATTAAAACAAGAAACAAAAGCAACACAAGAACTGCAACAGGAACATTTGATGCAAATTATTGAGGAGTTGAAAAATTCTCCGATCGCCATCGAAACGAAAGCTGCAAATGAGCAGCATTATGAAGTTCCGACACAGTTTTTTAAATATGTGATGGGAAAAAATATGAAGTATTCTTCTTGTTTTTATAACGCCCAAACTAAAAATTTAGATGAGGCGGAAAATAATGCCTTAGAACTAACCTGTCAACATGCAGAATTACAAAATGGGATGAAAATACTTGAATTGGGATGCGGTTGGGGAAGTTTAACGATGTATATGGCAAAAAAATATCCTCAGGCACAAATTACAGGTGTTTCCAATTCCGCATCTCAAAAAATTTATATAGATGATTGTTGTCAGGAAAGAGGACTAACTAACGTTACCATTCTAACCGCTGATATGAATGTTTTTGAAACAGAAAATAAATTTGATCGCGTTGTTTCAGTCGAGATGTTCGAACATATGCGCAATTATCAAAAACTGTTGCAAAAAATAGATCGTTTTTTATTGCCGGGAGGTAAATTGTTCGTTCACATTTTTACACATAAAGAATTTACCTATTATTTTGAGGTTGTAGATGAAAATGACTGGATGAGTAAATATTTTTTTACGGGTGGTATCATGCCTTCTGATGATCTTCTTCTTTATTTTAATGATCATTTTAAAATAAATAAACACTGGCATTGGGACGGAACACATTATGAAAAAACCTCCAATGCCTGGCTGGCAAACATGGATGCACATAAAAAAGAAATTCTTCCTATTCTACAAAGTGTTTATGGAGAAAAACAGACAACAAAGTGGTGGGTCTATTGGCGAATATTTTTTATGGCATGCGCCGAACTCTGGGGTTATAAAAGTGGAAAGGAATGGTTTGTGAGTCATTATTTATTTGAAAGAACTGCAGGATAA
- a CDS encoding FAD-dependent oxidoreductase produces the protein MSKQKLAIIGTGIAGMGCAHYLQNDFDITVFEKADRIGGHTNTVYVEEEGIHIPIDTGFIVFNNENYPHLLKLFDELNVPIKKTQMSFSAMIPHENLEYCGSSLNLIFAQRKNIFSPRYIRFLMQLTRFNKECIEVLEDTNMQNLSIAEYCRFKKFHNNLLDWYLLPMSSALWSTPPETTSSFPAATLVRFFKNHGFLGLNTQFQWYTVDGGSEEYKKRLIAPFKDKILVNSGINKINRYDHHVEVITHKGEKFLFDKVIIATHADEARTMLNDVMVAEKNMLSPFHYEKNRAILHTDESVMPKTRRAWSSWNYCTEKKDDKMISACTYWMNSLQQVSKKKNYFVTINESKIIDKTKIIKEIIYEHPIFTVEAMQMQKHLPELNNNGQIFFCGSYFRYGFHEDALMSAVDVCNRIKNNT, from the coding sequence ATGTCGAAACAAAAATTAGCAATTATTGGAACCGGAATTGCCGGAATGGGATGCGCGCATTATCTGCAAAATGATTTTGATATTACTGTTTTTGAAAAAGCGGACAGAATTGGTGGTCATACCAATACAGTGTACGTTGAAGAGGAGGGAATTCACATTCCAATTGATACAGGATTTATCGTTTTTAATAATGAAAATTATCCGCATTTATTAAAATTATTCGATGAATTAAATGTTCCCATTAAAAAAACGCAAATGAGTTTTTCTGCTATGATCCCACATGAAAACCTGGAATATTGCGGAAGTAGTCTGAACCTCATCTTTGCACAACGCAAAAATATTTTTTCGCCGCGATATATTCGATTTTTAATGCAGCTCACGCGATTTAATAAAGAATGTATCGAAGTGCTTGAAGATACTAACATGCAAAATTTATCTATAGCTGAATACTGTAGATTCAAGAAATTCCATAATAATTTATTGGATTGGTATTTATTACCCATGAGTTCCGCCTTGTGGAGCACACCTCCTGAAACCACTTCGTCTTTCCCTGCAGCAACTCTTGTTCGCTTTTTCAAAAATCATGGTTTTTTGGGATTAAATACACAGTTTCAATGGTATACGGTGGACGGTGGAAGCGAGGAATATAAAAAACGATTGATAGCACCCTTTAAAGATAAAATTCTGGTAAATTCAGGGATAAATAAAATTAATCGTTATGACCATCATGTGGAAGTTATAACTCATAAAGGTGAAAAATTTTTATTCGACAAAGTTATAATTGCAACACATGCAGATGAGGCGAGAACAATGCTAAATGATGTTATGGTTGCGGAGAAAAACATGCTTTCTCCCTTTCATTATGAGAAAAACCGCGCAATTTTACATACCGATGAATCGGTTATGCCTAAAACCCGCAGAGCCTGGAGCAGCTGGAATTATTGCACAGAAAAAAAGGATGATAAAATGATTTCCGCCTGCACCTATTGGATGAATAGTCTGCAACAAGTTTCCAAAAAAAAGAATTATTTCGTCACTATAAATGAAAGTAAAATAATAGATAAAACGAAGATCATAAAGGAGATCATCTACGAACATCCTATCTTTACCGTAGAAGCAATGCAAATGCAAAAACATTTGCCTGAACTAAACAACAACGGACAAATCTTTTTTTGCGGAAGTTATTTTCGTTACGGTTTTCATGAAGATGCTTTGATGAGTGCCGTTGACGTTTGTAACAGAATAAAAAATAATACATGA
- a CDS encoding DUF1365 domain-containing protein has translation MSSKLYKCQVMHNRLTPKRHRFTYKIFMFWLDIDKLDETSDQLKLFSCNKTNIFNFRDDDHFKFPKGDNRNQLDVRTKLNNYLKENGISDIPVKVFLLTHVRMFGHVFNPVSFYFCYGAANDCKYVVTEISNTFGEMKMFLIDKKHDKGFEQHATKYFYVSPFTELDEEFEFRYQIPAEKMNIQINVKNKEGFKFFISTLTGTEKKLSDGRLLAYVFRFPFISVKVLWSIHFQAMLLWFKKVPYHKKNANKDLQKGITNI, from the coding sequence ATGAGTTCAAAACTCTATAAATGTCAGGTAATGCATAATCGGCTCACCCCGAAAAGGCATAGGTTTACCTATAAAATTTTTATGTTTTGGCTGGATATTGATAAACTGGATGAAACTTCTGATCAATTAAAGTTATTTTCCTGCAACAAAACCAATATTTTTAATTTTCGGGACGATGATCATTTTAAATTCCCAAAAGGAGATAATAGAAATCAACTAGATGTAAGAACTAAACTCAATAATTATTTAAAAGAAAACGGAATAAGTGATATTCCGGTAAAAGTATTTCTACTAACCCATGTGAGAATGTTCGGCCATGTATTCAACCCGGTAAGTTTTTATTTTTGTTATGGTGCTGCCAATGATTGCAAATATGTTGTCACAGAAATAAGCAACACCTTCGGCGAAATGAAAATGTTTCTTATAGATAAAAAACATGACAAAGGGTTCGAACAACACGCTACCAAATATTTTTATGTTTCTCCTTTTACCGAATTGGATGAAGAATTTGAGTTCCGATACCAGATCCCCGCTGAAAAAATGAATATTCAGATCAACGTAAAAAATAAGGAAGGGTTTAAATTTTTTATCAGTACCCTGACCGGAACAGAAAAAAAATTGAGTGACGGAAGACTTTTAGCTTATGTTTTTCGTTTTCCCTTCATATCAGTTAAGGTATTGTGGAGTATACATTTTCAGGCAATGTTATTGTGGTTTAAGAAAGTGCCTTATCATAAAAAAAATGCCAATAAGGATTTGCAAAAGGGGATAACAAATATTTGA
- a CDS encoding class I SAM-dependent methyltransferase: MPNSMSFYKNTILNLLKPMQKGYIHITLEDGTTMELGSKENGLHADVAVNDFKFYKRAFLFGDIGFAEAYMAEEWTTSDLTKLLSWFLLNIENSPTVSGSAVKSVALNILQFANKIYHRKRKNSLNGSRKNISAHYDLSNDFFALFLDGSMTYSSAYFTDPSHDLEQAQIQKYESLCNASKIKEGDHVLEIGTGWGGFAMYAAKTYNCKITSVTISQQQFDFAVKRIADAGLSDKIEVQLKDYRLIEGKYDKVISIEMIEAVGAKYLKTYFDKIHGLLKPDGVLALQAIVCPDSRFDEFKKNVDFIQKHIFPGTLLPSIAAINNAVNETGDMFMFGLKDLGKSYVQTLAEWRSRFNLNTDKIKLLGFDDEFIRKWNYYFSYCEAAFNMRNINVVQMVYTRPNNHAF; this comes from the coding sequence ATGCCAAATTCAATGAGTTTTTACAAAAACACCATCCTAAACCTCCTGAAACCCATGCAAAAGGGTTATATCCACATCACTTTGGAAGATGGAACAACCATGGAATTGGGTTCGAAGGAGAATGGATTACATGCTGATGTTGCAGTAAATGACTTCAAATTTTACAAAAGAGCATTTTTATTCGGCGATATCGGATTTGCAGAAGCGTATATGGCAGAAGAGTGGACCACAAGCGACCTTACAAAATTATTGTCGTGGTTTTTATTGAATATTGAAAATTCTCCGACAGTTTCCGGTTCAGCAGTAAAATCGGTTGCATTAAATATTTTACAATTTGCCAATAAGATCTATCACAGAAAAAGGAAAAATTCTTTGAATGGTTCCCGTAAAAATATTTCTGCTCATTACGATCTGAGCAACGATTTTTTCGCTTTGTTTTTGGATGGAAGTATGACATATTCCTCCGCTTATTTTACTGATCCTAGTCACGATCTCGAACAGGCACAAATTCAGAAGTATGAAAGTTTGTGTAATGCCTCAAAAATTAAGGAGGGAGATCATGTATTGGAAATTGGAACCGGTTGGGGGGGATTTGCCATGTATGCTGCAAAAACTTATAATTGCAAGATCACTTCCGTAACAATTTCGCAACAGCAATTCGATTTTGCAGTTAAACGTATTGCAGATGCAGGCCTAAGTGATAAAATAGAAGTGCAGTTAAAAGATTATCGATTGATAGAAGGAAAATACGACAAAGTAATTTCCATAGAAATGATAGAAGCAGTTGGCGCTAAATATTTAAAAACATACTTTGATAAAATTCATGGTTTATTAAAACCTGATGGCGTTCTTGCCTTGCAGGCAATTGTTTGTCCCGATTCCCGTTTTGATGAATTTAAAAAGAATGTCGATTTTATCCAAAAACATATTTTTCCCGGAACATTATTGCCTTCCATTGCCGCAATAAATAATGCCGTAAACGAAACAGGCGATATGTTCATGTTCGGCCTTAAAGACCTCGGAAAAAGTTACGTGCAAACCCTCGCTGAATGGCGCTCCCGATTTAATCTCAACACCGATAAAATTAAATTATTGGGTTTCGACGATGAATTCATCCGCAAATGGAATTATTATTTTTCCTATTGCGAAGCAGCATTTAATATGCGTAATATTAATGTAGTGCAGATGGTGTATACAAGACCGAATAATCATGCGTTTTGA
- a CDS encoding T9SS type A sorting domain-containing protein has protein sequence MKHIFYILTLILITTVSYTQVTTAENWTKTDCEGTEHTLFTELDAGNVVIMELVMLDGCVPCINAAHLMQPIIDQYNANFENRIKWYTMGYNDTYTCEALITWKSDNEINCASQFEEGADQIEYYGGMGMPTIVIVGRNTHKVYFNEFGFVPADTVAFADAIEYALGIAEPVSVIEEKFKNISITPNPASDFIHITDLPNSPFTLTIINASGAIIQTMEGSNRDLDVRSLPNGLYFLKVLSQESYYSTPFVKN, from the coding sequence ATGAAACATATATTTTACATTTTAACTCTGATTTTAATAACAACGGTTAGTTATACTCAAGTAACAACCGCAGAAAATTGGACCAAAACCGATTGTGAAGGAACAGAACATACCCTGTTCACCGAATTGGATGCGGGAAATGTGGTGATCATGGAATTGGTAATGTTGGATGGATGTGTTCCTTGCATCAATGCCGCGCATTTAATGCAGCCTATAATCGACCAATATAATGCGAATTTTGAGAACAGGATCAAATGGTACACTATGGGTTACAATGATACCTATACCTGTGAAGCCTTGATCACATGGAAAAGTGATAACGAAATTAATTGCGCTTCCCAATTTGAAGAAGGGGCCGATCAAATTGAATATTATGGCGGAATGGGAATGCCAACCATTGTAATAGTAGGTAGAAATACCCATAAAGTTTATTTCAATGAATTCGGATTTGTTCCCGCCGATACTGTCGCCTTTGCCGATGCAATTGAATATGCGCTCGGAATTGCGGAACCGGTTTCAGTGATTGAGGAAAAGTTTAAGAATATTTCTATTACTCCCAACCCGGCGTCCGATTTTATTCATATCACCGATCTTCCGAATTCACCTTTTACGCTTACCATTATTAATGCCAGCGGAGCTATAATACAAACAATGGAGGGAAGTAATCGTGATCTTGACGTTCGATCACTTCCAAACGGCTTGTATTTTTTAAAGGTTCTTTCTCAGGAATCTTATTATTCGACCCCATTTGTCAAGAATTAA
- a CDS encoding MerR family transcriptional regulator has protein sequence MAAIYSIRDLELLSGIKAHTIRIWEQRYNILKAHRTETNIRFYSETELKYLMSLALLNRNGYKISKLAAFSPEKIAELVEKLIHEPTEYYNQIEGLTIAAIAYNEEKFDRILNTCILQMGFVDAVKKIIFPFLENLGILWVSGTVIAAQEHFVTHLLRQKFIVAIDGHPLQLHAESKTFILFLPNSEWHELSLLFLNYLLRSANHKVIYLGPSVPIDDVINAGEAIKPDGFYTVITGQPNGYSLTDYLNKLANRFPDSNVFVSGPQVVHPIKGLDPNVFVLNNLNTVISQVEVLCE, from the coding sequence ATGGCTGCAATATACTCAATACGCGATCTGGAATTACTTTCGGGAATAAAGGCCCATACGATCCGTATATGGGAGCAGCGCTATAATATCCTTAAGGCACATCGCACAGAAACTAATATTCGTTTTTATTCTGAGACCGAACTGAAGTACCTGATGAGCCTGGCTTTGTTGAACAGAAATGGGTACAAGATCTCCAAACTTGCAGCATTTTCCCCAGAGAAAATTGCCGAACTGGTGGAAAAATTGATTCACGAACCCACCGAATATTACAACCAAATTGAAGGCTTAACCATTGCTGCCATTGCATATAATGAGGAAAAATTTGATCGTATACTCAATACCTGTATATTGCAAATGGGATTTGTAGATGCCGTAAAAAAGATCATTTTTCCTTTTTTGGAAAATCTGGGTATTTTATGGGTATCAGGCACTGTAATAGCCGCTCAGGAACACTTTGTGACGCATTTACTCCGCCAGAAATTCATAGTCGCCATCGACGGCCATCCACTGCAACTGCACGCAGAATCCAAAACCTTTATACTTTTTCTGCCCAATTCCGAATGGCATGAATTGTCGCTGTTGTTCTTGAATTACCTTCTTCGCTCCGCCAACCACAAAGTGATTTACCTCGGTCCGAGTGTGCCGATAGACGATGTGATCAATGCAGGAGAAGCAATCAAACCGGATGGATTTTATACCGTTATCACCGGACAGCCAAACGGATATTCGTTAACCGACTATCTGAACAAACTCGCAAACCGGTTCCCGGATTCAAACGTATTTGTAAGTGGACCCCAGGTGGTGCATCCTATCAAAGGTTTGGATCCTAATGTGTTCGTTCTCAATAATTTAAATACAGTAATTTCACAGGTAGAAGTTTTATGTGAATAG
- a CDS encoding RNA polymerase sigma factor: MKNSEFQAHIIQLKAPLRTFAMNLTRDRDDALDLIQETYIRALTNEDKFHEGTNLKAWLLTIMKNIFINNYRKSTKRNTIVDISENLFLINSSEAITGNQAENDFVMKDLALAVNNLDAEYKKPFIMHYNGFKYEEIAEEMNLPLGTVKSRIFFARKQMKDFLKSRGFERN; this comes from the coding sequence ATGAAGAACTCGGAATTTCAAGCACACATCATACAACTAAAGGCTCCCCTCAGAACCTTTGCAATGAATTTGACCCGCGACCGCGATGATGCACTTGATCTGATTCAGGAAACATACATCCGCGCTTTAACGAATGAGGACAAATTTCATGAAGGTACCAACCTCAAAGCATGGTTACTTACCATAATGAAAAATATTTTCATCAATAATTATCGCAAATCCACCAAAAGAAATACGATAGTGGATATATCCGAAAATCTTTTTTTAATTAATTCTTCAGAGGCGATCACAGGCAATCAGGCAGAAAATGATTTTGTGATGAAAGACCTTGCGCTCGCAGTAAATAATCTCGATGCAGAATATAAAAAACCTTTCATCATGCACTACAATGGTTTTAAATATGAAGAAATTGCCGAAGAAATGAATCTCCCCCTCGGCACCGTAAAAAGCCGCATCTTTTTCGCCCGCAAACAAATGAAAGATTTTTTAAAAAGCCGGGGATTTGAGAGGAATTGA
- a CDS encoding VOC family protein has protein sequence MIKGIHHIAIICSDYMRSKYFYTEVLGFEIIAENYRENRNSYKLDLKVDENTAIELFSFPDAPPRNSYPEAHGLRHLCFAVDDLDETIKTLSQKGIVFQEIRIDEYTQKRFVFFEDPDGLPIELYETGKN, from the coding sequence ATGATAAAAGGGATACACCATATTGCAATAATTTGTTCCGACTATATGAGGTCGAAATATTTCTATACCGAAGTTTTAGGTTTTGAGATAATAGCAGAAAACTATCGCGAAAACCGAAATTCCTATAAACTCGATCTCAAAGTGGATGAAAATACCGCCATCGAATTATTTTCATTCCCCGATGCACCACCCCGAAATTCATACCCCGAAGCCCATGGATTACGACATCTTTGTTTTGCTGTAGATGATCTCGACGAAACAATTAAAACATTATCTCAAAAAGGAATTGTATTTCAAGAAATTCGAATTGACGAATACACCCAAAAAAGGTTTGTTTTCTTTGAGGATCCGGATGGGTTGCCGATCGAACTTTATGAAACGGGAAAAAATTGA
- a CDS encoding YraN family protein, with translation MGRHNELGKEGEEKAVAFLQEKGYVILEKNYRSGRAEVDIIAGFKDIIVFVEVKTRSSYVFGYPEESVTSAKQKLMVRAAGNYLYEKNLEKEVRFDIIAIFRSKDEKWFFKHFEDAFFLYG, from the coding sequence ATGGGCAGGCACAACGAATTGGGGAAGGAGGGAGAGGAAAAAGCAGTGGCCTTTTTGCAGGAGAAAGGATATGTGATACTGGAAAAAAACTATAGAAGTGGCAGGGCGGAAGTGGATATTATTGCCGGTTTTAAGGATATTATTGTTTTTGTAGAGGTGAAGACCCGCAGCAGTTATGTGTTTGGTTACCCTGAGGAATCGGTGACCAGTGCCAAACAAAAACTCATGGTGAGGGCAGCGGGAAACTATTTATATGAAAAAAATCTGGAAAAAGAGGTGCGCTTTGATATCATAGCTATTTTCAGATCAAAGGACGAAAAATGGTTTTTTAAACATTTTGAGGATGCTTTTTTTCTTTACGGATGA